A region of Homo sapiens chromosome 17, GRCh38.p14 Primary Assembly DNA encodes the following proteins:
- the ZNF232 gene encoding zinc finger protein 232 isoform h (isoform h is encoded by transcript variant 9), producing the protein MMMMGPKEEEQSCEYETRLPGNHSTSQEIFRQRFRHLRYQETPGPREALSQLRVLCCEWLRPEKHTKEQILEFLVLEQFLTILPEELQSWVRGHHPKSGEEAVTVLEDLEKGLEPEPQVPGPAHGPAQEEPWEKKESLGAAQEALSIQLQPKETQPFPKSEQVYLHFLSVVTEDGPEPKDKGSLPQPPITEVESQVFSEKLATDTSTFEATSEGTLELQQRNPKAERLRWSPAQEESFRQMVVIHKEIPTGKKDHECSECGKTFIYNSHLVVHQRVHSGEKPYKCSDCGKTFKQSSNLGQHQRIHTGEKPFECNECGKAFRWGAHLVQHQRIHSGEKPYECNECGKAFSQSSYLSQHRRIHSGEKPFICKECGKAYGWCSELIRHRRVHARKEPSH; encoded by the exons atgatgatgatgggacCAAAGGAAGAGGAACAGTCTTGTGAGTATGAGACCAGGCTACCTGGGAACCACTCTACCAGTCAAGAGATCTTCCGCCAACGCTTCAGGCATCTCCGCTACCAGGAGACTCCTGGTCCCCGGGAGGCCTTGAGCCAACTACGAGTACTCTGCTGTGagtggctgaggccagagaaacACACGAAGGAGCAGATCCTGGAGTTCCTGGTGCTGGAACAATTCTTGACCATCCTGCCTGAGGAGCTCCAATCCTGGGTGCGGGGACATCACCCTAAGAGTGGAGAGGAGGCTGTGACTGTGCTGGAGGATTTAGAGAAAGGACTTGAACCAGAGCCGCAG GTCCCAGGCCCTGCACATGGACCTGCACAGGAAGAGCCATGGGAGAAGAAGGAATCTCTGGGAGCAGCCCAGGAAGCACTGAGCATCCAGCTCCAGCCTAAGGAGACCCAGCCTTTCCCAAAGAGTG AACaggtatatttacattttctgtcaGTTGTTACAGAAGATGGCCCAGAGCCCAAGGACAAAGGATCATTGCCACAACCACCCATTACTGAAGTGGAATCACAGGTGTTCTCAGAAAAACTTGCTACTGACACCTCTACATTTGAAGCTACCTCTGAGGGTACCTTAGAACTGCAGCAGAGAAATCCCAAAGCGGAGAGACTGAGGTGGTCCCCTGCCCAGGAGGAAAGTTTCAGGCAGATGGTTGTCATCCATAAGGAAATTCCCACAGGGAAGAAAGACCATGAATGTAGTGAATGTGGTAAAACCTTCATTTATAACTCACATCTTGTTGTCCACCAGAGAGTTCAttctggagagaaaccctataagtGTAGTGACTGTGGGAAAACTTTCAAACAGAGCTCAAACCTCGGTcagcatcagagaattcatacaggagagaaacccttcgaatgtaatgaatgtgggaaggccttcagaTGGGGTGCTCATCTTGTTCAGCATCAGAGGATTCACTCAGGAGAGAAGCCCTATGAGTGTAATGAGTGTGGGAAGGCCTTTAGTCAAAGCTCATATCTAAGTCAGCATCGGAGAATTCACAGTGGAGAGAAACCTTTTatatgtaaagaatgtgggaaagcttATGGATGGTGCTCAGAGCTCATTAGACATCGGAGAGTTCATGCCAGAAAAGAGCCTTCCCATTGA